TAGCATTGAtagggaagttgtttctatgtctggcTATAAGGAATTGTATACTGTTCAATTGGTCATATTTGTAATTGTTTCAgcttatgattaaataaatgaacttctttattttcaaaaaataaaaataaatatgtacaaGAAATATTAATGTAATTGTAatgttgaaaaattaaattatatatgtatgtcatGTTAAAGAGTCCAACTTTGTGAGCacaattaaacaataatataacTTAGCTTCATAATGATAGAGATAGCGAGTGCTAAACACCAAAAATATCCTTAAGAGCGTCAATAGTATGGTTTTTGAAGGATTTGTtgtcatattttgttatgagtTGAATGAAAGAGTGCTAAACCATCAACCAACGGCAACTGTCATGGTCGCTGGTAGCGTCCGCcagtggagatggcgaccaaactACTTGCCATCTCCGTCACTGGGATGGCGACCAGTTCGATTGCCATCTCCGTCTACTGGAGAATGACGACCAGTTGGTCACCATCTCCGATTTACCGGAGATGGCGACTAGTTTGGTCGCGATCTCCACTGGCGGACACCACCGGCGATTGATGGTTTTGCTTTGTTCGTCGAAACTTTGCCGGAGGATCGTCGGAGTTGGCCGAAATTCTTATTGACCTGCAATTATAAgtcacaaataggttaaagggtttatttgctccaaaataacatatttaagagtctaattgaaactttttgaagttgaatgACTTAATTGTACAATTGAGTATaatttgagggtctatttgatacTTATCCctaacaaaaatttcaaaaagcAAAAAGATGCCCAATCCAAAATCTTTGGTATACTTCTCTTAGAACCGGGCTTACAGTCCAGTTAGAATTGCTAAAGCCCAGTTCAATCTTTTAATGATGGTAGTTGGGATTTGGGAACATcctgaagaagaaagaaaacaacaaagGCAAAGGCAGTCGAGCCAGATCGCAAACGGCAAACCGCCACTGGTTCACTCATGGCTTCCGCAATCTCAACTCCAACTTCATCTCTCTGGTCCTCCGCTTCTTCTTCTACCTCTCCTCAATCAAGCAGCCGCCTCACTCTGTGTACCCTTTCCAACTATTCCATTTCAGTCTCCCGGAGTTCAAGAATTCAGCTCCACAAATGGGCACCTCACTTGGGCATCACCCCATTCTCTTCCTGGGAAGGCCTAAAGCAATCCGGCATTTCAAGCCCTCTAATTTCTATAAAAATCGGTACTGTTTCTGATATTTTGGTTCTGGGGTGTTGGCAGGTGGGAATTTAATGTGGATGGATGGGATTTTCCTTTTTGTCTTGCTTCGTTAGTTGTGCCAAAGTTTGTTGTTTTATCTGCGATTGTGAGTATTGGAGTGGTGGTTTTgcagaaagaagaagaaaatgtaaaGGGAAAGGTGTTTATGCGTCTCTCTTTGGAGTTGGAGCCCCTGAGGCTCTAGTTATTGGAGTGGTTGCTTTGTTGGTGTTTGGTCCCAAGGGTCTTGCTGAGGTCAGTTTATTTTCTTCTATCACAATATAGTTGAAAATTCTTAGATGTGTTAAAGAAAATGAAGGAATTGCAAATTTGAAGCTTGGTTTACTAAGTGGAATTCATTTCTGAAGTGGTTTGAAGTCATGGAGGATATAGGAATAGAATAGTAGAAGACTCAAACCCCGCCATGTCACCCTAAACGGCAAAGTATTTAAACCAACCTAGATTGCTTATAGCTGACCGCCCAAGttaagaaggtcaataggccGCTTTGGCtgagagttgaacttgtaaccttgtggttaccaagttaaGTTAGctgtctgaccaacttggctggggttGCCCTAGTAGAATACGGATCTACATTTCCCAGGATGCTGAATTGGGTTTAAGCTAGTTATTTACAGCTTCTTAAGTCACATATTTGTATCAAATTTTTAATTGGGTTTGCTCAGGTATCTTAGATTTATGCATTATATAGGTTGCTCGTAATTTGGGGAAAACGCTACGGGAATTCCAGCCTACAATTAAAGAGCTTCAGGTAACTATATATGACTTGTTGGTGAACTTTATTTGGTTTTTAGAACTTCAGCCCGTTCAGATTATAATGTTGATCACATTCCCATGAAGGAAGTCTCGAGGGAATTCAAGAGCACACTTGAAAGGGAAATTGGTCTTGATGACATAAAAGATTTAAATCAAAGCACTTTCAGATCTGATAAAGCTACAGCAACCGCAAGCCCCTCACCGAGTGCAAGCTCTGAGGATTCACTGATTAAGACAGACCCTAGTAAGCGATTATTGAATTGATATCTTTATATGTATAGATGTTTGGGAATCAGGGATTACTCATCTGCAGCTGAATTCTCCTTTATTTCTTGTTCattaaaattagcttttctagACCTCCCAAAGATATGTTTGGCATTGTTTCTTGAGCAAATTTCCAGCAATTCCTTTTACTAGTTTTGTGACGTGATGGTCGTTGTGTTGAAAATTGGTATCATTTCAGAAAGGAACAGACAAgtatgaatttttaaattgatgatTTGATGTTTTCACGTTACACTTTCTTTCTCTAACTTTCTGTATGGAAATCATTTTACTGTTGCTATgtttgataatattaatataacttCAACTGGAAGCCTGTTAACTGAGGTTTTGAAGCTTGTCTCTGTTCTTTCGGGAAGTCggtgaattttatttttgttatgcaTTTTCAAAGATTCCTCTTGAAATTGCAGATGGTTCTCCATCACCAAGTGTAGAATCAATTGATGATAAGTTGAAAGCTGTAGAAGAACAGTCAACTGAAACAGTGTCTTCTGTCGAAAATCAACCAGAATCGCAGACTAAGACAGAAGGTTGGTTTAATCTACCGATTTTTCCTTTCTGTTAATTGAGTTGAAGATCCTCGATTTGTgattttttcccttcttttcaACTTACCTTTTATATCTTGAACTTTGGCTTAAATACATTTCATCTTATGCTTAACCAAAGTAGTAACTTGAACATATTTTTGCACATAATTTCCTCAAATGCTATTTATCTGCTACAAATTCATTCAGGTTGCACATTTCCCTTTCCTAAGCCAATTCCCGTTCACTGTTCTTTATTATATTGCATATTCTTGGAGGAATTTAATGGCCTAATTCTTAAACAACAGATGATTCTTCATCCCCAAGAGCATACTCGAGTGAAGAATACTTAAAAATCACCGAAGAGCAGCTGAAAGCAGCTGGTGCTCAAGAGAAAAGTGAAACAACATACCCCGACGAAATCCAGTCTGAACCCCAAAGTCAGTCAGACTCCCTTCAAGAAGCTGCTTCAGTGTCTCCGCTACCTCAGAAGCCTGAAAGCGAGACTTAGTAAAGGTAACTCTAGTAGCGAACTCTGCTATCAAGTGTGGTAGGACTGTTCTTATTCCCGAATCCCGAGTAGCAAAGCGCATACACAGACAAATTTTGCAAATTAGAGACATGGAGAGATTTCAGGACTTACCCTTTGCCTAAACTGCAATATACTACGTACTTGTTTACATTGTTTAAGACTTGTTGTGCATGCAAAGCGTGATTTGCCTTGATTTGTTGGGTGTTGAACTCCCATTCTTAAATTGCTGGTTTTTGAGCTCTAACACTCTCTTTTGAGTTACCTGAAAATGGTGGTAATGGCACATTGGTTGCCATTATAGTACCACTAACATGCCGAATTATATCTAAAAGGTGAAAGAAATGCATTCATAGATGTTTCCTAGTCCTTTGTCAAGATCAAAGAGGGAGGTGTGGATGGCTATATCATCAATGAGGGAAAGAGGTGACCATCTAACCATCTTTTAGCCATGAATGCATTGCCAAGATCTACAAAGGAGAGGGAAAGGAGCAGCAATCTAACCATCTTTTAGCCATGAATGCATTGTCAAGATCAACAAATGTTTGTTTCCCGGGAGGAAGGATGTAGTCTGCAAAGACAACTCAGTTGATACTTAGTTGGTAGATTGTAGTCGGGACAAATAATAATACCTGACAGTTGTAGTGTGGGACAGGCGATTTATGGGCACCAAACacgaaaaataatgaaaatttgcaatcaaaatataaaagtatgaaaaaaaaaatactatctTTGATATCTTAATTTGTCTATGAGTATATCAAGTAAGTTAAAATTGGTTAATCTCCTTGTTAAAATGAGTCTATCCTTTCTCACTATATTTAAATTGTACTGGATACTAGCCCGAGGTGATCAAATATAACGcgatttcatattaaaaagtttgagtttAATTGTTGTTATCATCCTCTAGGTCATATCTGTTGTAGAATGACATCAATAATATCcgataatttttaaaacatttaattaaacaaggaaaataagaataaaaataaaaataaccgTAATCTCAGTTTAGCCACTAATTTTCGGAATATCTTTTGAATTTAGCGTCGCCTCCATCGTTGACTATAATTAGCCGACAAAAGACATGGCGTCTCTGATTCGAACTAGGTTTATTCCAATTCCAAGGGCGTTTAGGTAACTTCGCTACCCACGAGGCCCCTTTAGTGACAAGCCAACTATAGTCTATAAATACGCGGTGATTCGCTATGGCTTTGTCATTCGCTGGAAGAGATTAGAAGACAGGAAGGATCGAGATCATCTTCGCCGGCGGGAATTCGACGGCCGCCGGAGTTGACTACTACGCAGTCGAGATTACTGAAAATTCATCAGAGCTTACggatgtataattgtatatagaGGAGACAGTATTCCTCGTTCGAAGAGTTTTGAGAGATTTACAAGTATTGACGAAAAACCGTGTAATCGCAGAGTTTTGGGGATAAATCGTCCAATCGCTGATTGGTGGCGAGATTTTAGGGGTCCACGATAAGAACAGGTATTGAAAACCCTAGTTTATGATTTTGTACGCTTTTTCTTGGTTTTCCTCTAATCAAAGAGGAGAATCGATTTGTG
This portion of the Ipomoea triloba cultivar NCNSP0323 chromosome 5, ASM357664v1 genome encodes:
- the LOC116018991 gene encoding sec-independent protein translocase protein TATB, chloroplastic → MASAISTPTSSLWSSASSSTSPQSSSRLTLCTLSNYSISVSRSSRIQLHKWAPHLGITPFSSWEGLKQSGISSPLISIKIERRRKCKGKGVYASLFGVGAPEALVIGVVALLVFGPKGLAEVARNLGKTLREFQPTIKELQEVSREFKSTLEREIGLDDIKDLNQSTFRSDKATATASPSPSASSEDSLIKTDPNGSPSPSVESIDDKLKAVEEQSTETVSSVENQPESQTKTEDDSSSPRAYSSEEYLKITEEQLKAAGAQEKSETTYPDEIQSEPQSQSDSLQEAASVSPLPQKPESET